Proteins co-encoded in one Acanthopagrus latus isolate v.2019 chromosome 10, fAcaLat1.1, whole genome shotgun sequence genomic window:
- the LOC119027753 gene encoding uncharacterized protein LOC119027753 produces the protein NVTLFASGWISVSAAEFHTVESQPGEEVTLFCSNFTRFPFHIYWFKLSNSSNNSCISSMMSSDGNTSFCDGFQNGKFNMSSNTTTLFLRIKQLELSDSGLYFCGLYSNRNSAIVSTTYLKVQETFDGIAKPMSVILGAVIIVLAVAVTGLVVRISKLHTAQKDAKDPQRSENLDSDELKDAALTLYSPTMIRRRPASERAVETHVVYSACA, from the exons AATGTCACGCTGTTTGCATCAGGCTGGATCTCCGTCTCGGCCGCTGAGTTTCACACTGTGGAGTCTCAGCCTGGTGAAGAAGTCACACTGTTCTGCTCCAACTTTACCAGATTTCCCTTCCACATATACTGGTTCAAATTAAGTAACAGCTCCAACAACAGCTGCATTTCCTCTATGATGAGCTCTGATGGAAATACTTCATTCTGtgatggatttcaaaatggCAAATTTAACATGTCATCAAACACCACTACTCTCTTTCTGAGGATCAAACAATTGGAATTATCTGACTCTGGACTGTACTTCTGTGGACTTTACTCAAATAGAAACTCAGCTATTGTCAGCACAACATACCTTAAGGTTCAAG AAACGTTTGATGGAATAGCAAAGCCGATGAGTGTGATCCTGGGTGCTGTCATTATCGTCCTCGCTGTAGCTGTCACTGGTCTGGTGGTCAGAATCAGCAAACTCCATACAG CTCAAAAAGACGCAAAGGATCCACAACGCAGTGAG AATCTGGACTCTGATGAGCTGAAGGACGCCGCCCTGACTTTGTATTCACCAACAATGATAAGGAGGAGGCCTGCATCAGAGAGAGCAGTGGAGACTCATGTTGTTTATTCTGCCTGCGCATAG
- the LOC119027430 gene encoding uncharacterized protein LOC119027430, whose product MRNSTVLTAVLLCSLSWISVSGSESHTVEVQSGQEVTLLCSNFSSAITQIIWFRVVSRSQPCCISHMFRATEPAKLCDGFQSGKFEMSSNISTLFLRIKQVNSSDSGLYFCGYYLSGAPVIVSSTYVQVQELFGGITKLTSVILGILTAFLMMVVICLAVKIKQLQRALARGQIPQQTETSAELNYAAVTFKPRNKITPEV is encoded by the exons ATGAGGAACTCCACTGTGTTAACAGCTGTACTTCTCTGCAGCCTCA gctggaTCTCTGTCTCAGGTTCTGAGTCTCACACTGTGGAGGTTCAGTCTGGTCAAGaagtcactctgctgtgctccAACTTTTCAAGTGCTATCACTCAGATAATCTGGTTCAGAGTGGTCAGCAGAAGCCAGCCCTGCTGCATTTCCCACATGTTCAGGGCTACAGAACCTGCAAAACTCTGTGATGGATTTCAAAGTGGAAAATTTGAAATGAGCTCCAACATCTCCACTCTGTTTCTCCGAATCAAACAAGTGAACTCATCTGACTCTGGACTGTATTTCTGTGGATATTATTTGAGCGGAGCTCCTGTTATTGTCAGTTCAACGTATGTACAGGTTCAAG AACTGTTCGGTGGCATAACAAAGCTGACCAGCGTGATCCTGGGCATTCTGACTGCTTTCCTCATGATGGTCGTCATTTGTCTGGCTGTTAAAATCAAACAGCTTCAGAGAG CTCTTGCTAGAGGACAGATTCCCCAACAGACAGAG ACCTCAGCTGAACTGAACTatgctgcagtgacatttaaaCCAAGAAACAAAATCACACCAGAGgtctga
- the LOC119027415 gene encoding uncharacterized protein LOC119027415, with protein sequence MRNSTVLTALLLCSLSWISVSGSESHTVEVQSGQEVTLLCSNYTGSPTQIIWFRVVSRSQPRCVSHMFKATDPARLCDGFQSGKFDMSSNISTLFLRIKQVNSSDSGLYFCGYYLSGAPLIVSSTYVQVQEVFGGITKLTSVILGILTASIIMVVICLAVKIKQLQEVDNEEQNPQWGENLDSADLKNVALRPYSTAITNRRPASEREVETCVIYSASR encoded by the exons ATGAGGAACTCCACTGTGTTAACAGCTTTACTTCTCTGCAGCCTCA gctggaTCTCTGTCTCAGGTTCTGAGTCTCACACTGTGGAGGTTCAGTCTGGTCAAGaagtcactctgctgtgctccAACTATACCGGCTCTCCCACTCAGATAATCTGGTTCAGAGTGGTCAGCAGAAGCCAGCCCCGCTGCGTTTCCCACATGTTCAAGGCTACAGACCCTGCGAGACTCTGTGATGGATTTCAAAGTGGAAAATTTGATATGAGCTCCAACATCTCCACTCTGTTTCTCCGAATCAAACAAGTGAACTCATCTGACTCTGGACTGTATTTCTGTGGATATTATTTGAGCGGAGCCCCTCTTATTGTCAGTTCGACGTATGTACAGGTTCAAG AAGTGTTTGGTGGAATAACAAAGCTGACCAGCGTGATCCTGGGCATTCTGACTGCTTCCATCATAATGGTCGTCATATGTCTGGCTGTCAAAATCAAACAGCTTCAGGAAG TTGATAATGAAGAGCAGAATCCACAATGGGGAGAG AATCTGGACTCTGCTGACCTGAAGAATGTAGCACTGAGACCGTATTCAACAGCAATCACAAACAGGAGGCCTGCATCAGAGAGGGAAGTGGAGACTTGTGTTATTTATTCAGCCAGTCGATAA
- the LOC119027451 gene encoding uncharacterized protein LOC119027451, which yields MCLWSTVQTKPLQWSSQPVRTMMNLTLMTALLSAFSWISISVADFHTVESQPGEEVTLLCSNFTRFPTHIYWFKLSNSSNNSCISYMLTSDGNTSFCDGFQNGKFNMSSNTTTLFLRIKEVELSDSGLYFCGFYTNSAIVSATYLKVQEMVDGIENLMSVVLGAVIIVLVIVVISLAVQIRKHHTVHKEGLNPQHSENLTSNDLTYAALSFHPKAKTSRRPPAEQQLESNVVYAATRKTQETTRTAAQGGIVASSRSTHDATVLLEQ from the exons atgtgtttgtggagcaCAGTTCAGACAAAACCATTGCAGTGGAGCAGTCAGCCTGTGCGCACAATGATGAACCTCACTTTGATGACAGCTTTGCTCTCTGCCTTCA GCTGGATCTCCATCTCGGTCGCTGACTTTCACACTGTGGAGTCTCAGCCTGGTGAAGAAGTCACACTGCTCTGCTCCAACTTTACCAGATTTCCCACCCACATATACTGGTTCAAATTAAGTAACAGCTCCAACAACAGCTGCATTTCCTATATGTTGACCTCTGATGGAAATACTTCATTCTGtgatggatttcaaaatggCAAATTTAACATGTCATCAAACACCACTACTCTCTTTCTGAGGATCAAAGAAGTTGAATTATCAGACTCTGGACTGTACTTCTGTGGATTTTACACAAACTCAGCTATTGTCAGTGCAACATATTTAAAGGTTCAAG AAATGGTTGATGGAATAGAAAATCTGATGAGCGTGGTCCTGGGTGCTGTCATAATCGTCCTCGTTATAGTCGTCATTAGTCTGGCTGTCCAAATCAGGAAACATCATACAG TTCATAAAGAGGGGCTGAATCCACAACACAGCGAG AACCTCACCTCTAATGACCTGACCTACGCGGCGCTCAGTTTCCATCCGAAAGCAAAAACCAGCAGAAGGCCTCCAGCAGAGCAACAGCTGGAGTCAAATGTTGTGTACGCTGCCACCAGAAAGACTCAGGAAACAACTAGAACAGCAGCTCAGGGTGGAATTGTCGCTTCATCACGTTCAACACACGATGCCACGGTTTTGCTTGAGCAGTAG
- the LOC119027414 gene encoding uncharacterized protein LOC119027414 isoform X2 translates to MCLWSTVQTKPLQWSSQPVRTMMKLTLVTALLSAFSWISVSVAEFHTVESQPGEEVTLLCSNFTRRPIRIYWFKLSNSSNNSCISYMLTSDGNTSFCDGFQNGKFNMSSNTTTLFLRIKEVELSDSGLYFCGFYTNSAIVSATYLKVQETVDGIENLMSVVLGAVIIVLVIVVISLAVQIRKHHTVHKEGLNPQHSENLTSNDLNYAALSFHPKAKSSRGPPAEQELDLNVVYAATRKTQETTRTAAQGGIVASSRSTHDATVLLEQ, encoded by the exons atgtgtttgtggagcaCAGTTCAGACAAAACCATTGCAGTGGAGCAGTCAGCCTGTGCGCACAATGATGAAACTCACTTTGGTGACAGCTTTGCTCTCTGCCTTCA GCTGGATCTCCGTCTCGGTCGCTGAGTTTCACACTGTGGAGTCTCAACCTGGTGAAGAAGTCACACTGCTCTGCTCCAACTTTACCAGACGTCCCATCCGCATATACTGGTTCAAATTAAGTAACAGCTCCAACAACAGCTGCATTTCCTATATGTTGACCTCTGATGGAAATACTTCATTCTGtgatggatttcaaaatggCAAATTTAACATGTCATCAAACACCACTACTCTCTTTCTGAGGATCAAAGAAGTTGAATTATCAGACTCTGGACTGTACTTCTGTGGATTTTACACAAACTCAGCTATTGTCAGTGCAACATATTTAAAGGTTCAAG AAACGGTTGATGGAATAGAAAATCTGATGAGCGTGGTCCTGGGTGCTGTCATAATCGTCCTCGTTATAGTCGTCATTAGTCTGGCTGTCCAAATCAGGAAACATCATACAG TTCATAAAGAGGGGCTGAATCCACAACACAGCGAG AACCTCACCTCTAATGACCTGAATTACGCAGCGCTCAGTTTCCATCCGAaagcaaaaagcagcagagggCCTCCAGCAGAGCAAGAGCTGGATTTAAATGTTGTGTACGCTGCCACCAGAAAGACTCAAGAAACAACTAGAACAGCAGCTCAGGGTGGAATTGTTGCTTCGTCACGTTCAACACACGATGCCACGGTTTTGCTTGAGCAGTAG
- the LOC119027414 gene encoding uncharacterized protein LOC119027414 isoform X1 — MIFSFFSPCRRQLETFHESISFLRLSGWIKQRTAPSRPVMCLWSTVQTKPLQWSSQPVRTMMKLTLVTALLSAFSWISVSVAEFHTVESQPGEEVTLLCSNFTRRPIRIYWFKLSNSSNNSCISYMLTSDGNTSFCDGFQNGKFNMSSNTTTLFLRIKEVELSDSGLYFCGFYTNSAIVSATYLKVQETVDGIENLMSVVLGAVIIVLVIVVISLAVQIRKHHTVHKEGLNPQHSENLTSNDLNYAALSFHPKAKSSRGPPAEQELDLNVVYAATRKTQETTRTAAQGGIVASSRSTHDATVLLEQ, encoded by the exons atgatcttttcttttttttccccatgcaGGCGTCAACTTGAAACTTTTCACGAGAGCATTTCTTTTTTGAGGCTGAGCGgctggataaaacagagaaccGCCCCTTCGCGTCCtgtaatgtgtttgtggagcaCAGTTCAGACAAAACCATTGCAGTGGAGCAGTCAGCCTGTGCGCACAATGATGAAACTCACTTTGGTGACAGCTTTGCTCTCTGCCTTCA GCTGGATCTCCGTCTCGGTCGCTGAGTTTCACACTGTGGAGTCTCAACCTGGTGAAGAAGTCACACTGCTCTGCTCCAACTTTACCAGACGTCCCATCCGCATATACTGGTTCAAATTAAGTAACAGCTCCAACAACAGCTGCATTTCCTATATGTTGACCTCTGATGGAAATACTTCATTCTGtgatggatttcaaaatggCAAATTTAACATGTCATCAAACACCACTACTCTCTTTCTGAGGATCAAAGAAGTTGAATTATCAGACTCTGGACTGTACTTCTGTGGATTTTACACAAACTCAGCTATTGTCAGTGCAACATATTTAAAGGTTCAAG AAACGGTTGATGGAATAGAAAATCTGATGAGCGTGGTCCTGGGTGCTGTCATAATCGTCCTCGTTATAGTCGTCATTAGTCTGGCTGTCCAAATCAGGAAACATCATACAG TTCATAAAGAGGGGCTGAATCCACAACACAGCGAG AACCTCACCTCTAATGACCTGAATTACGCAGCGCTCAGTTTCCATCCGAaagcaaaaagcagcagagggCCTCCAGCAGAGCAAGAGCTGGATTTAAATGTTGTGTACGCTGCCACCAGAAAGACTCAAGAAACAACTAGAACAGCAGCTCAGGGTGGAATTGTTGCTTCGTCACGTTCAACACACGATGCCACGGTTTTGCTTGAGCAGTAG
- the LOC119027560 gene encoding uncharacterized protein LOC119027560, with the protein MKNFTLIAALSLCSISWISASVSQYQTVEAQPGEEVTLQCNYINTYKTQTFWSRLVNRTEISCVVVTFTYGGKGTVCDGYEKGKFEMKSNVYTLFLNIKKVDSSDAGLYYCGYFMGGIPILTPIRLKVNGSDEPHDDDREGERESDGIAMLTSVILGVLTVVLVLVVVGLVVKVRKLQTAVKEDQNPEQRENVGHDDDVNYAAVTIRPKAKRREQEPNVIYASTR; encoded by the exons ATGAAGAACTTCACTTTGATAGCAGCTttgagtctctgcagcatta gctggatctctgcctcagtctctcagtaTCAAACCGTGGAGGCTCAGCCTGGTGAAGaagtcacactgcagtgcaacTACATTAACACATATAAAACTCAAACATTCTGGTCCAGACTGGTCAACAGAACCGAGatcagctgtgttgttgttaccTTTACATATGGAGGCAAAGGGACAGTCTGTGATGGATATGAAAAAgggaaatttgaaatgaaatccaACGTCTACACTCTCTTTCTCAACATCaaaaaagtggattcatctgACGCTGGACTGTATTACTGTGGCTATTTCATGGGTGGCATTCCAATTTTGACTCCCATACGTTTAAAAGTTAATG GCAGTGATGAGCCGCATGATGATGACAGGGAGGGTGAAA GAGAGTCTGACGGAATAGCAATGCTGACAAGTGTGATCCTGGGTGTTCTGACTGTTGTCCTTGTACTGGTCGTCGTCGGTCTGGTTGTTAAAGTCAGGAAACTTCAGACAG CTGTTAAGGAAGACCAGAATCCAGAGCAAAGAGAG AACGTgggccatgatgatgatgtgaactACGCAGCTGTGACTATTCGACCGAAAGCAAAAAGAAGAGAGCAGGAGCCAAATGTTATCTATGCTTCAACTAGATAG